A genomic region of Pongo pygmaeus isolate AG05252 chromosome 7, NHGRI_mPonPyg2-v2.0_pri, whole genome shotgun sequence contains the following coding sequences:
- the PLAT gene encoding tissue-type plasminogen activator isoform X2 produces MNAMKRGLCCVLLLCGAVFALPSQEIHARVRRGARSYQVICRDEKTQMIYQQHQSWLRPVLRSNRVEYCWCNSGRAQCHSVPVKSCSEPRCFNGGTCQQALYFSDFVCQCPEGFAGKCCEIDTRATCYEDQGISYRGTWSTAESGAECTNWNSSALAQKPYSGRRPDAIRLGLGNHNYCRNPDRDSKPWCYVFKAGKYSSEFCSTPACSEGNSDCYFGNGLAYRGTHSLTESGASCLLWNSMILIGKVYTAQNPNAQALGLGKHNYCRNPDGDAKPWCHVLKNRRLTWEYCDVPSCSTCGLRQYSQPQFRIKGGLFADIASHPWQAAIFAKHRRSPGERFLCGGILISSCWILSAAHCFQERFPPHHLTVILGRTYRVVPGEEEQKFEVEKYIVHKEFDDDTYDNDIALLQLKSDSSRCAQESSVVRTVCLPPADLQLPDWTECELSGYGKHEALSPFYSERLKEAHVRLYPSSRCTSQHLLNRTVTDNMLCAGDTRSGGPQANLHDACQGDSGGPLVCLNDGRMTLVGIISWGLGCGEKDVPGVYTKVTNYLDWIHDNMRP; encoded by the exons TGATCTGCAGAGATGAAAAAACGCAGATGATATACCAGCAACATCAGTCATGGCTGCGCCCCGTGCTCAGAAGCAACCGGGTGGAATATTGCTGGTGCAACAGCGGCAGGGCACAGTGCCACTCGGTGCCTGTCAAAA gttgcagcgagccaaggtgTTTCAACGGGGGCACCTGCCAGCAGGCCCTGTACTTCTCCGATTTCGTGTGCCAGTGCCCCGAAGGATTTGCTGGGAAGTGCTGTGAAATAG ATACTAGGGCCACGTGCTACGAGGACCAGGGCATCAGCTACAGGGGCACGTGGAGCACAGCGGAGAGCGGCGCCGAGTGCACCAACTGGAACAGCAGCGCGCTGGCCCAGAAGCCCTACAGCGGGCGGAGGCCAGACGCCATCAGGCTGGGCCTGGGGAACCACAACTACTGCAG AAACCCAGATCGAGACTCAAAGCCCTGGTGCTACGTCTTCAAGGCGGGGAAGTACAGCTCAGAGTTCTGCAGCACCCCTGCCTGCTCCGAGG GAAACAGTGACTGCTACTTTGGGAATGGGTTAGCCTACCGTGGCACGCACAGCCTCACCGAGTCGGGTGCCTCCTGCCTCCTGTGGAATTCCATGATCCTGATAGGCAAAGTTTACACAGCACAGAACCCCAACGCCCAGGCACTGGGCCTGGGCAAACATAATTACTGCCG GAATCCTGATGGGGACGCCAAGCCCTGGTGCCATGTGCTGAAGAATCGCAGGCTGACGTGGGAGTACTGTGATGTGCCCTCCTGCT CCACCTGCGGCCTGAGACAGTACAGCCAGCCTCAGTTTCGCATCAAAGGAGGGCTCTTCGCCGACATCGCCTCCCACCCctggcaggctgccatctttgccaAGCACAGGAGGTCGCCCGGAGAGCGGTTCCTGTGCGGGGGCATACTCATCAGCTCCTGCTGGATTCTCTCCGCCGCCCACTGCTTCCAGGAGAG GTTTCCGCCCCACCACCTGACGGTGATCTTGGGCAGAACATACCGGGTGGTCCCCGGCGAGGAGGAGCAGAAATTTGAAGTAGAAAAATACATTGTCCATAAGGAATTCGATGATGACACTTACGACAATGACATTG cGCTGCTGCAGCTGAAATCGGATTCGTCCCGCTGTGCCCAGGAGAGCAGCGTGGTCCGCACTGTGTGCCTTCCCCCGGCGGACCTGCAGCTGCCGGACTGGACGGAGTGTGAGCTCTCCGGCTACGGCAAGCATGAGGCCT TGTCTCCTTTCTATTCGGAGCGGCTGAAGGAGGCTCATGTCAGACTGTACCCATCCAGCCGCTGCACATCACAACATTTACTTAACAGAACGGTCACCGACAACATGCTGTGTGCTGGAGACACTCGGAGCGGCGGGCCCCAGGCAAACTTGCACGACGCCTGCCAG GGCGATTCGGGAGGCCCCCTGGTGTGTCTGAACGATGGCCGCATGACTTTGGTGGGCATCATCAGCTGGGGCCTGGGCTGTGGAGAGAAGGATGTCCCGGGTGTGTACACCAAGGTTACCAACTACCTAGACTGGATTCATGACAACATGCGACCGTAA
- the PLAT gene encoding tissue-type plasminogen activator isoform X3, whose product MNAMKRGLCCVLLLCGAVFALPSQEIHARVRRGARSYQGCSEPRCFNGGTCQQALYFSDFVCQCPEGFAGKCCEIDTRATCYEDQGISYRGTWSTAESGAECTNWNSSALAQKPYSGRRPDAIRLGLGNHNYCRNPDRDSKPWCYVFKAGKYSSEFCSTPACSEGNSDCYFGNGLAYRGTHSLTESGASCLLWNSMILIGKVYTAQNPNAQALGLGKHNYCRNPDGDAKPWCHVLKNRRLTWEYCDVPSCSTCGLRQYSQPQFRIKGGLFADIASHPWQAAIFAKHRRSPGERFLCGGILISSCWILSAAHCFQERFPPHHLTVILGRTYRVVPGEEEQKFEVEKYIVHKEFDDDTYDNDIALLQLKSDSSRCAQESSVVRTVCLPPADLQLPDWTECELSGYGKHEALSPFYSERLKEAHVRLYPSSRCTSQHLLNRTVTDNMLCAGDTRSGGPQANLHDACQGDSGGPLVCLNDGRMTLVGIISWGLGCGEKDVPGVYTKVTNYLDWIHDNMRP is encoded by the exons gttgcagcgagccaaggtgTTTCAACGGGGGCACCTGCCAGCAGGCCCTGTACTTCTCCGATTTCGTGTGCCAGTGCCCCGAAGGATTTGCTGGGAAGTGCTGTGAAATAG ATACTAGGGCCACGTGCTACGAGGACCAGGGCATCAGCTACAGGGGCACGTGGAGCACAGCGGAGAGCGGCGCCGAGTGCACCAACTGGAACAGCAGCGCGCTGGCCCAGAAGCCCTACAGCGGGCGGAGGCCAGACGCCATCAGGCTGGGCCTGGGGAACCACAACTACTGCAG AAACCCAGATCGAGACTCAAAGCCCTGGTGCTACGTCTTCAAGGCGGGGAAGTACAGCTCAGAGTTCTGCAGCACCCCTGCCTGCTCCGAGG GAAACAGTGACTGCTACTTTGGGAATGGGTTAGCCTACCGTGGCACGCACAGCCTCACCGAGTCGGGTGCCTCCTGCCTCCTGTGGAATTCCATGATCCTGATAGGCAAAGTTTACACAGCACAGAACCCCAACGCCCAGGCACTGGGCCTGGGCAAACATAATTACTGCCG GAATCCTGATGGGGACGCCAAGCCCTGGTGCCATGTGCTGAAGAATCGCAGGCTGACGTGGGAGTACTGTGATGTGCCCTCCTGCT CCACCTGCGGCCTGAGACAGTACAGCCAGCCTCAGTTTCGCATCAAAGGAGGGCTCTTCGCCGACATCGCCTCCCACCCctggcaggctgccatctttgccaAGCACAGGAGGTCGCCCGGAGAGCGGTTCCTGTGCGGGGGCATACTCATCAGCTCCTGCTGGATTCTCTCCGCCGCCCACTGCTTCCAGGAGAG GTTTCCGCCCCACCACCTGACGGTGATCTTGGGCAGAACATACCGGGTGGTCCCCGGCGAGGAGGAGCAGAAATTTGAAGTAGAAAAATACATTGTCCATAAGGAATTCGATGATGACACTTACGACAATGACATTG cGCTGCTGCAGCTGAAATCGGATTCGTCCCGCTGTGCCCAGGAGAGCAGCGTGGTCCGCACTGTGTGCCTTCCCCCGGCGGACCTGCAGCTGCCGGACTGGACGGAGTGTGAGCTCTCCGGCTACGGCAAGCATGAGGCCT TGTCTCCTTTCTATTCGGAGCGGCTGAAGGAGGCTCATGTCAGACTGTACCCATCCAGCCGCTGCACATCACAACATTTACTTAACAGAACGGTCACCGACAACATGCTGTGTGCTGGAGACACTCGGAGCGGCGGGCCCCAGGCAAACTTGCACGACGCCTGCCAG GGCGATTCGGGAGGCCCCCTGGTGTGTCTGAACGATGGCCGCATGACTTTGGTGGGCATCATCAGCTGGGGCCTGGGCTGTGGAGAGAAGGATGTCCCGGGTGTGTACACCAAGGTTACCAACTACCTAGACTGGATTCATGACAACATGCGACCGTAA